From Humisphaera borealis, the proteins below share one genomic window:
- a CDS encoding polysaccharide lyase 6 family protein, giving the protein MLTRIVPAFMLLLSCGWCAAAELPVADVDALNDAVKSARPGDTIVLRAGEWKDADLLLRGTGEAGKPITLRAAEPGKVRLTGTSRLRIAGEHLVVEGLWFDNCRPVKSDIILFRADSKRLASHCVLRNCAITETTPTKDSPSKDSPTKDSTDRKWLSIYGSANCVERCSFQGKSSAGTLLVVWLPATEGQPPRHQITNNYFGPRPRLGKNGGEIIRIGVSETSMQKAECLVEGNLFEKCDGEVECISNKSCGNIYRGNTFIECQGTLTLRHGNGCLVENNVFLGNGRTGTGGIRVIGEDHRVVGNHLERLGGDEARAAICLQNGIDSSPASGYFQVKGATIEGNTIVDCKQSIALGYADKDVKAPLPPIDCVFKRNTVWAGKRAVITRFDPAAKPTWQDNRLWGGDLGIPPEPGLALAEFPKPPAIQPPDRKNLGTTWTP; this is encoded by the coding sequence ATGCTTACCCGAATCGTGCCAGCGTTCATGCTGCTCCTCTCCTGCGGCTGGTGTGCCGCCGCCGAGCTGCCCGTCGCCGATGTCGATGCCCTCAACGACGCCGTCAAATCCGCCCGGCCCGGCGACACGATCGTCCTCCGCGCCGGCGAATGGAAAGACGCTGACCTCCTGCTACGCGGCACCGGCGAAGCGGGGAAACCCATCACCCTTCGCGCTGCCGAACCCGGCAAGGTTCGCCTGACCGGCACGTCCCGCCTCCGCATCGCCGGCGAACACCTCGTCGTCGAAGGCCTCTGGTTTGACAACTGCCGACCCGTCAAGTCGGACATCATCCTGTTCCGCGCCGATTCCAAACGCCTGGCCAGCCATTGCGTCCTCCGAAACTGCGCCATCACCGAGACGACCCCAACCAAAGACTCCCCATCCAAAGACTCGCCAACCAAAGACTCAACCGACCGCAAATGGCTCTCGATCTACGGCTCGGCCAACTGCGTCGAGCGGTGTTCCTTCCAAGGCAAGTCCAGCGCCGGCACGCTGCTGGTCGTCTGGCTCCCCGCGACGGAAGGCCAGCCCCCCCGCCACCAGATCACCAACAACTACTTCGGCCCGCGTCCGCGCCTCGGCAAGAACGGCGGCGAGATCATCCGCATCGGCGTCAGCGAAACCTCCATGCAGAAGGCCGAGTGCCTCGTCGAAGGCAACCTCTTCGAAAAGTGCGACGGCGAAGTCGAGTGCATCTCCAACAAGTCCTGCGGCAACATCTACCGCGGCAATACCTTCATCGAATGCCAGGGCACCCTCACCCTTCGCCACGGCAACGGCTGTCTCGTCGAGAACAACGTCTTCCTCGGAAACGGCCGGACCGGCACCGGCGGCATCCGCGTGATCGGCGAAGACCACCGCGTCGTTGGCAACCACCTCGAACGCCTCGGGGGCGACGAGGCCCGCGCGGCGATCTGCCTTCAGAACGGCATCGACAGCTCTCCCGCCAGCGGCTACTTCCAGGTCAAGGGGGCCACGATCGAAGGCAACACGATCGTGGACTGCAAACAGAGCATCGCGCTCGGCTACGCCGACAAGGACGTCAAAGCGCCGCTCCCGCCGATCGACTGCGTGTTCAAGCGCAACACCGTCTGGGCGGGCAAGCGCGCGGTCATCACCCGTTTTGACCCCGCCGCAAAACCCACCTGGCAGGACAACCGCCTCTGGGGCGGCGACCTGGGCATTCCGCCGGAACCCGGCCTGGCGCTCGCCGAGTTCCCCAAGCCCCCCGCCATTCAACCCCCCGACCGCAAAAACCTCGGCACCACCTGGACCCCGTAG
- a CDS encoding SprT-like domain-containing protein — translation MNPLDARHLALNLMARHGLHDWRFEFDNARRRFGCCKYRAKVISLSRPLTLLNQEPQITDTILHEIAHALTPGDGHGSKWRAACVRLGARPQRCYGDTEVTSPPRRPAAYRYGCGPCAWWVDRRRLVANRYVCGKCGGKLIYHHKATGRAFRVEPFQRGSRLVEVVPDRTPQLQLPQPQNWP, via the coding sequence ATGAACCCACTCGACGCACGACACCTGGCGCTCAATCTCATGGCCCGTCACGGGCTTCACGACTGGCGATTCGAGTTCGACAACGCCCGGCGGCGGTTCGGCTGCTGCAAGTACCGGGCGAAGGTGATCTCGCTGTCGCGCCCGCTGACACTGCTCAACCAGGAACCGCAGATCACCGATACCATCCTTCACGAGATCGCCCACGCGCTGACGCCCGGAGACGGGCACGGAAGCAAGTGGCGGGCGGCGTGTGTGCGGCTCGGTGCGCGGCCTCAGCGGTGCTACGGCGACACGGAAGTGACCTCCCCGCCCCGGCGACCGGCCGCCTACCGATACGGGTGCGGCCCCTGCGCCTGGTGGGTGGACCGCAGACGCCTGGTCGCGAACCGTTACGTGTGCGGCAAGTGCGGAGGAAAACTGATTTACCACCACAAGGCGACCGGAAGGGCGTTCCGCGTGGAGCCGTTCCAGCGTGGGTCAAGGCTTGTCGAAGTCGTGCCGGACCGGACGCCACAGCTGCAATTACCGCAGCCGCAGAATTGGCCTTGA
- a CDS encoding SdrD B-like domain-containing protein, with protein sequence MSFLSAAAAIYQCRSRVLPARKPSRLIRRVAREQVERLEDRRLLSAAAVLGTAESFAALAGASVTNTGPTVLQGDLGVSPGNAITGFPPGIVNAPGTIHTTDAVAAQAEADALTAYNNLAGLATTATLTGQDLGGMTLVSGVYTFSSSAQLTGTITLDAQNNANAKFVFQIGSTLTTASASKVNVINAPPCFDDVYWQVGSSATLGSTTEFYGSIIALTSITLVTGASIVQGNALALNGSVTLDNNTISPDQCGTISGVKFDDTNGDGIRQPGEPGVTGVTIFLDSNGDNLLSSGEASTTTIAGGAYHFDDVVPGAYSVREVVPPGSIRTTVNPAAVTVPNRSDAPGGDFGNFRLGQIGGTTFDDVDGDGTQDAGDAGTPGVTVYIDTNGNNALDGGESSTTSGPGGTYTLTGVGPGPITVREVAPTDTTQTTTNPAPITTISGGSVPGIDFGNTPVPPTVPPVPPAVPGQITGIKFRDSDGDGIRQTGEPGLPGVALYIDTDGNGAYNDCDPCVITDANGTYVFTNVAPGSYVVREQVPAGWVQTTTNPGAVTVAGNVVSGGNFGNFQLGCLIGIKFQDTNGNGIRDSADPALARFTIYIDANGNNTLDSGERNTTTDADGTFAFSNVGPGTFRIREVVPSGWTQTTANPSPIVMTSGANVTSIRFGNRLTAVKQISGAKFQDTNGDGIRQAGEPGVASVTLYLDVNGNGQRDNGELSTLTDATGAYGFTNVTPGTYKVREAVPAGWVQTTANPAAVNVTATGTVVGGIFGDFQLGTIGGTKFQDTNGNAIRDSGEPGLAGVTIFIDSNLNGALNTGERYTKSDGNGTFSFANVGPGRYSIREVKPNGWTQTTANPAAILMTSGASILSVRFGNKPVAVRQVSGIKFNDYNGDGIRQSGEAGLSGVTLYLDANGNNLKDTGEITTLTDASGGYAFVNVAAGTYSVREVAPTGWIRTTANPGAIVVALAGGTIAGGTFGNFKLGSVAGKVTQDICDCPDVLPSAFGGVTVKLYRDVNGNGLIDAADGASSKSTVSAANGTYSFGSLTAGKYIVKATTAAGYTASGPTVYAINVSSGSLLTSRNFLQATVH encoded by the coding sequence ATGTCCTTCCTCAGTGCAGCCGCGGCGATTTATCAATGTCGATCACGCGTTCTTCCCGCCAGGAAACCCAGCAGGCTCATCCGCCGGGTGGCTCGAGAGCAGGTGGAACGGCTCGAAGACCGACGTCTCCTCTCGGCGGCCGCGGTCCTGGGAACGGCCGAATCCTTCGCCGCCCTGGCCGGCGCGTCGGTGACCAACACTGGGCCGACCGTTCTCCAGGGAGATCTGGGCGTGTCGCCGGGCAACGCGATCACGGGCTTCCCGCCGGGCATTGTCAACGCTCCGGGGACGATCCACACCACCGACGCCGTCGCCGCACAGGCCGAGGCCGACGCCTTGACCGCGTACAACAATCTCGCCGGCCTCGCCACCACCGCCACGCTGACCGGGCAGGATCTGGGCGGCATGACCCTGGTGTCCGGCGTATACACCTTCTCGTCGTCGGCGCAGCTCACCGGGACTATCACACTGGATGCCCAGAACAACGCCAACGCCAAGTTCGTTTTCCAGATTGGCAGCACCCTCACCACCGCGTCGGCATCGAAAGTGAACGTCATCAACGCGCCTCCCTGCTTTGATGACGTCTACTGGCAGGTCGGAAGTTCTGCGACGCTCGGCTCGACCACGGAGTTCTACGGGTCCATCATCGCGCTCACCAGCATCACGCTTGTGACCGGTGCCTCGATTGTCCAGGGCAATGCGCTGGCCCTCAACGGTTCGGTCACGCTCGACAACAACACGATCTCGCCCGACCAGTGCGGGACCATCTCCGGTGTTAAGTTCGACGACACCAACGGCGACGGCATCCGGCAGCCCGGCGAGCCGGGGGTCACCGGCGTGACCATCTTCCTCGACAGCAACGGCGACAACCTGCTGAGCAGCGGCGAAGCCAGCACCACCACGATCGCCGGCGGCGCCTACCACTTCGACGATGTCGTCCCCGGCGCCTACTCCGTTCGCGAGGTCGTCCCGCCGGGCTCCATTCGAACCACCGTCAACCCGGCTGCCGTAACCGTTCCGAACCGCAGCGACGCCCCCGGCGGCGACTTCGGCAACTTCCGTCTCGGCCAGATCGGCGGAACCACCTTCGATGACGTCGACGGCGACGGCACCCAGGACGCCGGCGACGCGGGCACACCCGGCGTCACCGTCTACATTGATACCAACGGCAACAACGCACTCGACGGCGGAGAGTCCAGCACCACCAGCGGCCCCGGCGGCACCTACACATTGACCGGCGTCGGACCCGGCCCGATTACCGTGCGCGAAGTCGCCCCCACCGACACCACGCAGACCACCACCAACCCCGCGCCGATCACCACCATCAGCGGCGGATCGGTGCCCGGGATTGACTTCGGCAACACCCCGGTCCCGCCCACCGTTCCACCGGTACCGCCCGCCGTTCCCGGGCAGATCACCGGCATCAAGTTCCGCGATTCCGACGGCGACGGCATCCGCCAGACCGGCGAGCCGGGCCTTCCGGGCGTTGCCCTGTACATCGATACCGATGGCAACGGCGCTTACAACGACTGCGACCCGTGCGTAATCACCGACGCCAACGGGACCTACGTCTTCACCAATGTCGCACCCGGCAGCTACGTGGTTCGCGAACAGGTGCCGGCCGGCTGGGTTCAGACCACGACCAATCCGGGCGCTGTCACGGTGGCCGGCAACGTCGTCAGCGGCGGTAACTTCGGCAACTTTCAACTCGGATGCCTCATCGGCATCAAGTTTCAGGACACCAACGGGAACGGCATTCGCGATTCCGCAGACCCCGCCCTGGCCCGCTTCACCATCTACATCGACGCCAACGGCAACAACACCCTCGACAGCGGCGAACGCAACACCACGACCGACGCCGACGGCACCTTCGCCTTCAGCAATGTCGGCCCGGGCACTTTCCGAATCCGCGAAGTCGTCCCCAGCGGCTGGACGCAGACCACCGCCAACCCCAGCCCGATCGTCATGACCAGCGGGGCCAATGTGACGTCCATCCGGTTCGGCAATCGGCTGACTGCGGTCAAACAGATCAGCGGAGCCAAGTTCCAGGACACCAACGGCGACGGCATCCGCCAGGCCGGCGAACCCGGCGTCGCCAGCGTTACCCTGTACCTTGACGTTAACGGTAACGGCCAGCGCGACAACGGCGAACTGAGCACCCTCACCGATGCCACCGGAGCCTACGGCTTCACGAATGTCACGCCCGGCACCTACAAAGTTCGCGAAGCGGTCCCAGCGGGATGGGTGCAAACCACTGCCAACCCTGCAGCGGTCAACGTCACCGCGACCGGCACCGTGGTCGGCGGGATCTTCGGCGACTTCCAGCTCGGAACGATCGGCGGAACCAAGTTCCAGGACACCAACGGAAACGCCATCCGCGACAGCGGCGAACCAGGGCTCGCCGGCGTCACGATCTTCATCGATTCCAATCTCAATGGTGCACTGAATACCGGCGAACGCTACACCAAGTCGGATGGCAACGGCACGTTCTCCTTCGCCAACGTCGGCCCCGGCCGCTACTCCATTCGTGAGGTCAAGCCCAACGGCTGGACGCAGACCACCGCGAACCCGGCCGCCATCCTGATGACCAGCGGCGCGAGCATCCTCTCGGTCAGGTTTGGCAATAAGCCGGTTGCAGTCCGGCAGGTCAGCGGCATCAAGTTCAATGACTACAACGGCGACGGCATCCGCCAGAGCGGGGAGGCCGGCCTCAGCGGCGTCACCCTGTATCTCGACGCCAACGGGAACAATCTCAAGGACACCGGAGAAATCACCACGCTGACCGATGCCAGCGGCGGCTACGCGTTCGTTAACGTCGCCGCCGGGACGTACAGCGTGCGCGAGGTGGCTCCCACCGGCTGGATTCGCACGACAGCCAACCCGGGCGCGATTGTCGTCGCGCTCGCCGGCGGAACCATTGCCGGCGGAACCTTCGGCAACTTCAAGCTAGGCAGTGTCGCCGGCAAAGTGACGCAAGACATCTGCGACTGCCCCGATGTGCTGCCTTCGGCCTTCGGCGGCGTTACCGTCAAGCTCTACCGCGACGTCAATGGCAACGGCTTGATCGACGCTGCCGACGGCGCGTCAAGCAAGTCGACCGTCAGCGCCGCCAATGGCACGTACTCCTTCGGTAGCCTGACGGCGGGCAAGTACATCGTGAAAGCAACCACCGCCGCCGGCTACACCGCCAGCGGTCCGACGGTGTATGCCATTAACGTCAGCAGCGGCTCGCTGCTGACCAGCCGGAACTTCCTGCAGGCGACCGTTCACTGA